One window from the genome of Mycolicibacterium gadium encodes:
- a CDS encoding ATP synthase subunit I — MTTPAHDAPLVLPSVAFRPVRLLVICLVLTGLAILGTAQIDRAMIGVFFGVGLGLGLINAVLVRRSVHMITAQAHPLKSKMALNSATRLAMLTAVGLTIAFVFRPDGLGVVFGMAVFQMLLVFSTALPVAKKLRVGAAAGPEGANDD, encoded by the coding sequence GTGACGACGCCAGCGCACGACGCGCCGTTGGTGTTACCGTCCGTAGCTTTCAGGCCTGTGCGCCTGCTCGTGATCTGTTTGGTGCTGACCGGACTGGCGATACTGGGTACCGCTCAGATTGATCGCGCGATGATCGGCGTCTTCTTCGGGGTCGGCCTCGGACTCGGTTTGATCAACGCGGTCCTCGTGCGACGCTCCGTGCACATGATCACCGCCCAGGCGCACCCGCTCAAGTCCAAGATGGCGTTGAACTCGGCGACACGACTCGCGATGCTGACCGCCGTCGGCCTGACGATAGCGTTCGTCTTCCGGCCGGACGGTCTTGGCGTAGTTTTCGGCATGGCCGTGTTCCAGATGCTGCTGGTGTTCTCGACGGCGCTGCCCGTGGCGAAGAAACTGCGTGTCGGCGCCGCAGCCGGACCTGAAGGAGCCAACGATGACTGA
- the atpB gene encoding F0F1 ATP synthase subunit A, giving the protein MTETILAAESGIHVGTHTTANWFGLTVNTDTLLSASIAATIVLALAFYLRAKVTSSGVPSGVQLFFEAITVQSRNQIESAIGMKIAPFVLPLAVTLFVYILIANWLSVFPWQYSNETGIHEVLKPAASDINFVLAMGLFVFICYHAAGFWRRGIFGHPLRLLKGHVAFLAPINLVEEIAKPISLSLRLFGNVFAGGIMVTIIALFPAYILWAPNALWKSFELFIGAIQAFIFALLTILYFGQSMELEDEHH; this is encoded by the coding sequence ATGACTGAAACGATCCTGGCCGCGGAGTCAGGGATCCACGTCGGCACCCACACCACTGCGAACTGGTTTGGGTTGACCGTCAACACCGATACGCTGCTGTCGGCGTCGATCGCCGCGACAATCGTGCTCGCGTTGGCGTTCTACTTGCGCGCCAAGGTGACCTCCAGCGGTGTTCCCTCCGGGGTCCAGCTGTTCTTCGAAGCGATCACGGTCCAGTCGCGCAATCAGATCGAGTCCGCGATCGGGATGAAGATCGCGCCATTCGTGCTACCGCTGGCGGTGACGCTGTTCGTGTACATCCTGATCGCGAACTGGCTGTCGGTATTCCCGTGGCAGTACTCCAACGAGACCGGCATTCATGAGGTACTCAAGCCGGCGGCGTCGGACATAAACTTCGTACTGGCCATGGGCCTGTTCGTCTTCATCTGCTATCACGCCGCGGGATTTTGGCGGCGAGGCATTTTCGGCCATCCACTCAGATTGCTGAAGGGACACGTTGCGTTTCTCGCGCCCATCAACCTAGTCGAAGAGATCGCCAAGCCGATCTCGTTGTCGCTCCGACTTTTTGGCAACGTCTTCGCCGGCGGCATCATGGTCACGATCATCGCGCTGTTCCCTGCCTACATCCTGTGGGCCCCGAACGCACTCTGGAAGTCCTTCGAACTGTTCATCGGCGCGATTCAGGCCTTTATTTTCGCGCTGCTGACCATCCTGTACTTCGGCCAGTCGATGGAGCTCGAAGACGAACACCACTAA
- a CDS encoding F0F1 ATP synthase subunit C — MDPTIVAGALIGGGLLLGGGAIGAAIGDGVVGSALVNGVARQPEAQGRLFVPFFITVGLVEAMYFINLAFMALFVFATPGAS, encoded by the coding sequence ATGGATCCCACTATCGTCGCCGGAGCACTCATCGGCGGTGGACTTCTGTTGGGAGGCGGCGCCATCGGGGCCGCCATCGGTGACGGCGTCGTAGGTAGCGCGCTGGTGAACGGAGTTGCCCGGCAGCCCGAGGCCCAGGGCAGGCTGTTTGTCCCGTTCTTCATCACCGTCGGCCTGGTTGAGGCCATGTACTTCATCAACCTGGCGTTCATGGCGCTGTTCGTGTTCGCCACCCCGGGTGCCTCCTAA
- a CDS encoding F0F1 ATP synthase subunit B — MVDLSTTAALSREILAAEEGGGQQNFLLPNGTFFFTLLIFLIVLGVIAKWVVPPISKVLREREVMIEKTAEDNKRAAQLRAAADADYRNVMGEARRGATSVRDEARAEGRKIVEDARAKANAEVSKVLQQANEELTQQSLAVSGELQSSVDSLAANLASRVLGVDVTTRTVPVSTGQGR, encoded by the coding sequence ATGGTTGACCTGAGCACCACTGCGGCGCTTTCCCGAGAAATCCTTGCGGCGGAGGAAGGCGGTGGGCAGCAGAACTTCCTGCTGCCCAACGGCACCTTCTTCTTCACGCTGCTCATCTTCCTGATAGTTCTCGGTGTCATCGCCAAATGGGTTGTGCCACCGATCAGCAAAGTGCTTCGCGAGCGCGAAGTCATGATCGAGAAGACGGCCGAGGACAACAAGCGCGCAGCCCAGCTTCGCGCCGCCGCGGACGCGGATTACCGGAACGTTATGGGCGAGGCCCGGCGCGGGGCGACCAGCGTCCGGGACGAGGCCCGTGCCGAGGGGCGCAAGATCGTCGAGGATGCGCGGGCGAAGGCCAATGCAGAAGTGTCAAAGGTGCTGCAGCAGGCCAACGAGGAATTGACCCAGCAGTCCCTGGCGGTGTCGGGTGAGCTCCAGTCGTCGGTGGATTCGTTGGCGGCGAATCTGGCTAGCCGGGTACTCGGGGTCGACGTGACGACTCGTACGGTTCCGGTCTCAACGGGACAGGGACGGTAG
- a CDS encoding F0F1 ATP synthase subunit B/delta, whose translation MSTFVGQLIGFAVIVFLLVKYVVPPVRSMMKNQQETVRTQLEEHSEAEKKVADADTEHARALEEAKAEAAKVIDEARHDAEKIAEQLRAQADVELERIKVQGGQQVQLLRQQLIRELRQTLGAESVRRASDLVADFVSDPSEQAATVDRFLTELDEMASSSAGFGNVTTAKLRPASRDAVRNVVERFNGIASDLEPDALTGLAKDLASVTKLLRTEPVLARHVADPSSDSDAKVQLTERLLSGKVSDTALDIVKTAVSQRWSSTGDLLYGVQHIARLALLMRAEREGQIEDVEDQLFRFSRILDSEPQLITLLSDFSSPLDGRIRLLNNVLGRRASKNAADLLRQSIELLHGERADDTVRGLANLAVSLRGEIVAHVRAAAPLSEAQENRLTELLSRIYGHPVSLQLNVDPGLLGGLTIAVGDEVIDGALSSKLAAAETHLPD comes from the coding sequence ATGTCGACCTTCGTCGGACAGCTCATCGGCTTCGCGGTCATAGTCTTCCTGCTCGTGAAGTATGTTGTGCCGCCAGTCCGCTCCATGATGAAGAACCAGCAGGAGACCGTCCGCACCCAGCTCGAGGAGCACTCCGAGGCGGAGAAGAAGGTCGCGGACGCCGACACCGAACACGCCAGGGCGCTGGAGGAGGCCAAGGCCGAGGCGGCGAAGGTGATCGATGAGGCGCGCCACGATGCTGAGAAGATCGCCGAACAGCTTCGCGCACAGGCAGACGTCGAGCTTGAGCGCATCAAGGTGCAAGGTGGCCAACAGGTTCAACTGCTGCGCCAGCAGCTCATCCGTGAGCTGCGGCAAACCCTCGGCGCCGAGTCCGTTCGTCGAGCAAGCGATCTAGTCGCCGACTTCGTCTCCGATCCATCGGAGCAGGCGGCGACAGTGGACCGTTTCCTGACCGAGCTCGACGAGATGGCCTCCTCGAGTGCCGGATTCGGTAATGTCACGACGGCCAAGCTCCGCCCCGCCAGTCGCGATGCGGTGCGCAACGTCGTCGAGCGGTTCAACGGGATAGCGTCTGATCTCGAGCCCGACGCGTTAACCGGCCTAGCAAAGGATCTGGCGTCGGTGACCAAGCTCTTACGTACCGAGCCTGTGTTAGCCAGGCATGTGGCAGATCCTTCCAGCGACTCCGACGCCAAGGTCCAGCTGACCGAGCGACTGCTATCCGGCAAGGTCTCTGATACCGCGCTCGACATTGTCAAAACCGCTGTGTCGCAGCGTTGGTCCTCCACAGGCGACTTGCTTTACGGAGTGCAGCACATCGCCAGGCTGGCGCTGTTGATGCGCGCGGAACGCGAAGGTCAGATCGAGGACGTGGAGGACCAGCTGTTCAGGTTCAGTCGCATCCTCGACTCTGAGCCCCAATTGATCACGCTGCTGAGTGATTTCAGTTCCCCGCTGGACGGTCGAATCAGGCTGCTCAACAATGTGCTTGGGCGCCGCGCAAGCAAGAACGCCGCAGATCTGCTTCGCCAGTCGATCGAGCTGTTGCACGGTGAGCGTGCTGACGACACCGTTCGCGGGCTGGCGAACTTGGCGGTGTCGCTACGCGGAGAGATCGTCGCGCACGTCCGTGCCGCCGCCCCGCTCAGCGAGGCGCAAGAGAACCGGCTCACCGAACTGCTCAGCCGCATCTACGGTCACCCAGTCTCACTTCAGCTGAATGTGGATCCCGGGCTGCTGGGCGGCTTGACGATCGCCGTCGGCGACGAAGTGATCGACGGGGCGCTGTCGTCCAAGCTGGCCGCGGCCGAGACCCATTTGCCCGACTGA
- the atpA gene encoding F0F1 ATP synthase subunit alpha: MAELTISAEEIQGAIEEYVASFEAETEREEVGTVIDAGDGIAHVEGLPSVMTQELLEFPGGVLGVALNLDEHSIGAVILGEFEKIEQGQPVKRTGEVLSVPVGDAFLGRVVNPLGQPIDGRGEIDTDERRALELQAPSVVQRQGVSEPLQTGIKAIDSQTPIGRGQRQLIIGDRKTGKTAVCVDTILNQRQNWESGDPDLQVRCVYVAIGQKGTTIASVRQTLEEGGAMDYTTIVASPASDSAGFKWLAPYTGSSIAQHWMYQGKHVLIVFDDLTKQAEAYRAISLLLRRPPGREAYPGDVFYLHSRLLERCAKLSDELGGGSLTGLPIIETKANDISAYIPTNVISITDGQCFLETDLFNQGVRPAINVGVSVSRVGGAAQIKAMKEVAGSLRLDLSQYRELESFAAFASDLDETSKNQLDRGARLVELLKQPQNSPMPVEEQVVAIFLGTRGHLDSVPIQDVQKFEREFLEHVKGSHEEILKEIRESKKLSEELESNLENVVNEFKKGFDTTDGSSVVPDEHVDAMDEGDVEKESVKVRKPKPKKK, encoded by the coding sequence ATGGCAGAGTTGACGATCTCCGCGGAGGAGATCCAGGGCGCTATCGAGGAGTACGTAGCCAGCTTCGAGGCCGAGACCGAGCGTGAAGAGGTCGGCACAGTCATCGACGCGGGCGACGGTATCGCGCACGTTGAGGGCCTCCCATCGGTGATGACGCAGGAGCTTTTGGAGTTCCCCGGCGGCGTCCTTGGTGTTGCGCTCAACCTCGACGAGCACAGCATCGGTGCGGTGATCCTCGGTGAGTTCGAGAAGATTGAGCAGGGCCAACCGGTCAAGCGCACCGGTGAGGTCCTCTCGGTGCCGGTCGGTGACGCCTTCTTGGGACGTGTAGTCAACCCGTTGGGCCAGCCGATCGATGGTCGCGGCGAGATCGACACAGACGAGCGCCGCGCCCTCGAGCTGCAGGCGCCGTCGGTGGTGCAACGCCAAGGCGTGAGTGAGCCACTGCAGACCGGCATCAAGGCCATCGATTCGCAGACGCCGATCGGCCGCGGTCAGCGACAGCTGATCATCGGTGACCGCAAGACCGGTAAGACCGCAGTGTGTGTGGACACGATCCTGAACCAGCGGCAGAACTGGGAGTCCGGTGACCCCGACCTGCAGGTCCGGTGCGTCTACGTGGCGATCGGCCAGAAGGGCACCACGATCGCCAGCGTGCGTCAAACGCTCGAAGAGGGCGGCGCGATGGACTACACGACGATCGTCGCCTCACCGGCGTCCGATTCCGCAGGCTTCAAATGGCTGGCGCCCTATACCGGTTCGTCCATTGCCCAACACTGGATGTATCAGGGCAAGCATGTGCTGATTGTGTTCGACGATCTGACCAAGCAAGCCGAGGCCTACCGCGCCATCTCGCTGCTGCTGCGCCGGCCACCCGGTCGTGAGGCGTATCCGGGCGACGTGTTCTATCTGCACTCGCGGCTGCTGGAACGCTGCGCCAAGCTGTCTGATGAACTCGGCGGTGGTTCGCTGACCGGTCTGCCGATCATCGAGACCAAAGCCAACGACATCTCTGCCTACATCCCGACCAACGTCATCTCGATCACCGATGGTCAGTGCTTCCTCGAGACGGACCTGTTCAACCAGGGCGTGCGTCCGGCCATCAACGTCGGCGTATCGGTGTCGCGTGTGGGTGGCGCCGCACAGATCAAGGCAATGAAAGAGGTAGCAGGAAGTCTCCGCCTAGACCTGTCGCAGTACCGCGAGCTGGAGTCGTTTGCGGCGTTCGCCTCCGACCTAGACGAGACGTCCAAGAATCAGTTGGATCGCGGCGCCCGGCTGGTCGAGTTGCTCAAGCAACCGCAGAACAGTCCCATGCCGGTCGAAGAGCAGGTTGTGGCCATCTTCCTGGGCACACGGGGTCACCTCGATTCAGTGCCCATTCAGGATGTCCAGAAGTTCGAGCGGGAGTTCCTCGAGCACGTCAAGGGTTCACACGAAGAGATTCTCAAGGAGATCCGAGAAAGTAAGAAGCTCTCGGAGGAGCTGGAAAGCAATCTCGAGAATGTGGTGAACGAGTTCAAGAAGGGCTTCGACACCACCGATGGCAGTTCGGTCGTTCCCGATGAGCATGTCGACGCGATGGATGAGGGCGACGTCGAAAAGGAATCGGTGAAGGTGCGCAAGCCCAAGCCGAAGAAGAAGTAA
- a CDS encoding F0F1 ATP synthase subunit gamma — protein MAATLRELRGRIRSAGSIKKITKAQELIATSRIAKAQARVEAARPYDREITNMLTELASASALDHPLLVARENPRRAAVLVVTSDRGLCGAYNANIFRRSEELFSLLRSEGKDPVLYVVGRKALGYYSFRNWDVTESWTGFSERPDYENAQEIASTLVDAFTAGMDDEGDDPGADDILGVDELHIVFTEFKSMLSQSAIARRIAPMVVEYEEEDTGLHTLFSFEPDAEALFGALLPRYISTRIFAALLEAAASESASRRRAMKSATDNADDLIKDLTLMANRERQSQITQEISEIVGGANALADAAK, from the coding sequence ATGGCTGCCACACTGCGCGAACTGCGCGGCCGCATTCGTTCCGCGGGGTCGATCAAGAAGATCACCAAGGCCCAGGAGCTGATCGCGACCTCGCGTATCGCCAAGGCGCAGGCCCGAGTCGAGGCGGCTCGGCCTTATGACCGCGAGATCACCAACATGCTCACCGAGCTTGCGAGTGCCAGTGCGCTGGACCACCCGCTGCTGGTCGCACGTGAGAACCCGCGCCGGGCAGCGGTGCTGGTAGTCACATCGGATCGTGGGCTATGCGGTGCCTACAACGCCAACATCTTCCGGCGGTCCGAAGAGCTGTTCTCGCTCTTGCGCTCCGAGGGCAAGGACCCAGTGCTGTACGTGGTCGGCCGAAAGGCCCTGGGCTATTACAGCTTCCGTAACTGGGATGTGACCGAGTCGTGGACGGGCTTCTCTGAACGCCCAGATTACGAGAACGCCCAGGAGATCGCGTCAACGTTGGTCGATGCCTTCACCGCCGGTATGGACGACGAGGGGGACGACCCCGGGGCGGATGACATCCTCGGCGTCGACGAATTGCACATCGTGTTCACGGAATTCAAGTCGATGCTGTCGCAGTCGGCGATCGCCCGACGGATCGCGCCGATGGTGGTCGAGTACGAGGAGGAGGACACCGGACTGCACACCCTGTTCTCCTTTGAGCCGGATGCCGAGGCCCTCTTTGGTGCGCTGTTGCCGCGTTACATCTCCACCCGGATATTCGCCGCGCTTCTCGAGGCGGCCGCGTCGGAGTCGGCGTCGCGACGGCGCGCGATGAAGTCGGCAACCGACAACGCCGACGACCTCATCAAGGACCTGACCCTGATGGCCAACCGCGAACGGCAATCTCAAATCACCCAGGAAATCAGCGAAATCGTCGGTGGCGCGAACGCGCTCGCGGACGCCGCCAAGTAG
- the atpD gene encoding F0F1 ATP synthase subunit beta, translated as MTAAIEKTDRETSTDTKGRVVRVTGPVVDVEFPRGAVPELFNALHAEIDYKDLAKTLTLEVAQHLGDNLVRCISLQPTDGLVRGVEVIDTGASISVPVGDGVKGHVFNALGDCLDDPGYGKDFEKWSIHRKPPAFDELEPRTEMLETGLKVVDLLTPYVRGGKIALFGGAGVGKTVLIQEMINRIARNFGGTSVFAGVGERTREGNDLWVELADADVLKDTALVFGQMDEPPGTRMRVALSALTMAEYFRDEQEQDVLLFIDNIFRFTQAGSEVSTLLGRMPSAVGYQPTLADEMGELQERITSTRGHSITSMQAVYVPADDYTDPAPATTFAHLDATTELSRAVFSKGIFPAVDPLASSSTILDPSVVGDEHYRVAQEVIRILQRYKDLQDIIAILGIDELAEEDKQLVQRARRIERFLSQNMMAAEQFTGQPGSTVPLKETIEAFDKLSKGDFDHLPEQAFFLIGGLEDLQKKAESLGAKMEDGGGDGAPAPTDQANSDDQGDKDDDADKDE; from the coding sequence ATGACTGCTGCTATCGAGAAGACAGACCGAGAGACGAGCACCGACACCAAGGGGCGCGTGGTCCGCGTGACGGGCCCAGTCGTGGACGTCGAGTTCCCGCGCGGCGCTGTGCCGGAGTTGTTCAACGCCTTGCATGCAGAGATCGACTACAAAGACCTCGCGAAGACGTTGACACTCGAAGTCGCCCAACACCTCGGTGACAACCTGGTCCGCTGCATCTCGCTGCAGCCCACCGACGGCCTCGTCCGTGGAGTCGAGGTGATCGATACCGGCGCTTCGATCTCGGTGCCCGTGGGTGACGGCGTCAAGGGGCACGTGTTCAACGCGCTTGGCGACTGCCTCGACGATCCGGGCTACGGCAAGGACTTCGAAAAGTGGTCGATCCACCGCAAGCCACCGGCGTTCGACGAACTGGAACCCCGTACCGAAATGCTGGAGACCGGCCTGAAGGTCGTCGACCTCCTCACGCCTTACGTCCGCGGTGGCAAGATCGCACTCTTCGGCGGCGCCGGTGTTGGTAAGACGGTCTTGATCCAGGAGATGATCAACCGTATCGCTCGAAACTTCGGTGGCACTTCGGTGTTCGCCGGCGTGGGCGAGCGCACCCGCGAGGGCAACGACCTCTGGGTTGAGCTGGCCGACGCGGACGTTCTCAAGGACACCGCGCTGGTGTTCGGTCAGATGGACGAGCCGCCCGGCACCCGTATGCGGGTTGCGCTGTCGGCGCTCACCATGGCCGAGTACTTCCGCGACGAGCAGGAGCAGGACGTGCTGCTGTTCATCGACAACATCTTCCGGTTCACGCAGGCAGGTTCCGAGGTGTCCACTCTGCTTGGCCGCATGCCTTCTGCGGTGGGTTACCAGCCCACCCTGGCCGACGAGATGGGTGAACTGCAGGAGCGCATCACGTCCACCCGCGGTCACTCCATCACCTCGATGCAGGCGGTGTACGTGCCGGCCGACGACTACACCGACCCGGCGCCTGCGACGACCTTCGCGCACCTGGATGCCACTACTGAGTTGAGCCGAGCGGTGTTCTCCAAGGGTATTTTCCCGGCGGTGGACCCGCTGGCATCCAGCTCGACGATCCTGGATCCCAGCGTCGTGGGTGACGAGCACTATCGCGTTGCCCAGGAAGTCATCCGAATCCTGCAGCGCTACAAGGATCTTCAGGACATCATTGCCATTCTTGGCATCGATGAGCTGGCCGAAGAGGACAAGCAGCTCGTGCAGCGGGCGCGTCGTATTGAGCGCTTCCTCTCGCAGAACATGATGGCGGCAGAGCAATTCACCGGGCAGCCGGGTTCGACGGTTCCGCTGAAGGAAACAATCGAGGCGTTCGACAAGCTCAGCAAGGGCGACTTCGACCACTTGCCCGAGCAGGCGTTCTTCCTCATCGGCGGCCTCGAGGATCTGCAGAAGAAGGCGGAGAGTCTCGGCGCCAAGATGGAAGACGGTGGGGGCGATGGCGCTCCGGCACCGACTGACCAGGCCAATAGTGACGACCAGGGCGACAAGGACGACGACGCCGATAAGGACGAATAG
- a CDS encoding F0F1 ATP synthase subunit epsilon: protein MAEAELEVDIVAVEREIWSGKATFLFTRTTAGEIGILPHHIPLVAQLVDDAMVRVEREGEDDLRIAVDGGFMSVTDEGVIILAESAELESEIDADAAKSDSESDDAGTAARGRARLRALGQID, encoded by the coding sequence ATGGCCGAAGCCGAACTGGAGGTCGACATCGTCGCCGTCGAGCGTGAGATCTGGTCGGGCAAGGCGACGTTCCTGTTCACCCGCACGACCGCAGGCGAGATCGGCATTCTGCCCCATCACATTCCTTTGGTGGCGCAGTTGGTCGATGACGCCATGGTGCGCGTTGAACGCGAAGGCGAAGACGATCTGAGAATCGCGGTTGACGGCGGCTTCATGTCGGTGACCGACGAAGGCGTGATCATTCTGGCCGAGTCCGCAGAGCTCGAGTCGGAGATCGATGCCGATGCGGCCAAGAGCGACTCCGAATCCGACGACGCTGGTACCGCCGCCAGGGGGCGCGCCAGGCTGCGCGCTCTAGGCCAGATCGACTAG
- a CDS encoding DUF2550 domain-containing protein, with protein sequence MSVSMFVMVALIGVLLAAVAMMCYRLWKLRQVGGTAAILRDVPAVGGHGWRHGVMRYRGGEAGFYRLSSIRWWPDRTLSRRGLEIVSRRAPRGDEFDIMTDEIVVLELRDSSPERRRGYEVALDRGALTAFLSWVESRPSPRARRRTS encoded by the coding sequence ATGAGCGTGTCCATGTTCGTCATGGTCGCGCTGATTGGCGTCCTGCTGGCGGCCGTTGCCATGATGTGCTACCGGCTGTGGAAGCTTCGGCAGGTCGGCGGTACAGCCGCGATCCTGCGAGATGTTCCTGCCGTCGGTGGGCACGGATGGCGGCACGGCGTAATGCGGTATCGCGGTGGGGAAGCCGGCTTCTATCGACTGTCCAGCATCCGGTGGTGGCCCGATCGCACGCTGAGCCGGCGAGGGTTGGAGATCGTGTCACGGCGTGCGCCCCGGGGTGACGAGTTCGACATCATGACAGACGAAATCGTGGTCCTCGAGCTGCGAGACTCGAGCCCCGAGCGCCGACGCGGCTATGAGGTGGCATTGGATCGCGGCGCGTTGACGGCCTTCTTGTCGTGGGTCGAGTCGAGACCGTCGCCACGCGCGCGACGTCGCACGTCTTAA
- a CDS encoding cob(I)yrinic acid a,c-diamide adenosyltransferase — protein sequence MAVHLTRIYTRTGDDGTTGLSDFSRVSKNDARLAAYADCDETNAAIGVAVAIGNPSDQVLKVLRQIQNDLFDAGADLSTPVVENPEHPPLRISQSYIDRLEAWCDEFNADLPALNSFVLPGGSPLSALLHVARTVTRRAERSAWVAVETHGEAVSVLPAKYLNRLSDLLFILSRVANPDGDVLWQPGGPATG from the coding sequence ATGGCAGTTCATCTGACCCGTATCTACACGCGGACGGGTGATGACGGGACCACTGGACTCAGCGATTTCAGTCGGGTGTCAAAGAATGACGCCCGGCTCGCGGCCTACGCCGACTGTGACGAAACCAATGCAGCCATCGGCGTGGCGGTCGCGATAGGGAACCCCAGCGACCAGGTTCTGAAGGTTCTCAGGCAGATTCAGAACGATCTCTTCGACGCAGGTGCAGACCTGTCCACGCCGGTGGTCGAGAACCCCGAACATCCACCGCTGCGGATCTCGCAGAGCTATATAGACCGGCTCGAGGCGTGGTGCGACGAGTTCAACGCGGATTTACCTGCGTTGAATTCCTTTGTACTGCCTGGCGGTTCACCGCTATCTGCGTTACTGCACGTCGCCCGAACCGTGACGCGGCGGGCCGAACGGTCGGCATGGGTTGCGGTCGAAACGCACGGTGAAGCCGTCAGCGTGCTACCGGCCAAGTACCTCAACCGGCTCTCGGACCTGCTGTTCATTCTGTCTAGGGTGGCCAACCCCGACGGCGACGTGTTGTGGCAACCAGGCGGCCCCGCAACAGGTTAA
- the murA gene encoding UDP-N-acetylglucosamine 1-carboxyvinyltransferase — MSERFVVTGGNRLAGEVAVGGAKNSVLKLMAASLLAEGTSTITNCPDILDVPLMAEVLRGLGATVELDGDVVRITSPDEPKYDADFAAVRQFRASVCVLGPLVGRCKRAKVALPGGDAIGSRPLDMHQAGLRQLGARCNIEHGCVVAEADHLRGAEIQLEFPSVGATENILMAAVVAEGVTTIHNAAREPDVVDLCTMLSQMGAQISGAGTSTMTITGVDRLHPTEHRVIGDRIVAATWGIAAAMTRGDISVTGVDPQHLQLVLHKLHDAGATVTQDDNGFRVVQYERPKAVNVATLPFPGFPTDLQPMAIGLAAIADGTSMITENVFEARFRFVEEMIRLGADARTDGHHAVIRGIPQLSSAPVWSSDIRAGAGLVLAGLVADGDTEVHDVFHIDRGYPLFVENLTSLGAEIERIA, encoded by the coding sequence GTGAGCGAGCGATTCGTGGTGACCGGTGGAAACCGGTTAGCAGGCGAAGTTGCCGTCGGGGGGGCAAAGAATAGTGTTCTGAAGCTGATGGCGGCATCGCTGCTGGCAGAGGGCACCAGCACGATCACGAACTGTCCCGACATTCTTGATGTGCCGCTAATGGCCGAGGTACTGCGCGGCCTCGGCGCGACCGTCGAGCTCGATGGCGACGTCGTGCGGATCACCTCGCCCGATGAACCCAAGTACGACGCGGATTTCGCCGCGGTTCGTCAGTTCCGTGCATCAGTGTGTGTGCTCGGCCCGCTGGTTGGGCGCTGCAAACGCGCGAAGGTCGCCCTGCCCGGCGGTGATGCGATCGGGTCGCGGCCGCTGGATATGCATCAGGCCGGACTTCGTCAGCTGGGCGCGCGATGCAATATCGAACACGGTTGCGTTGTCGCCGAGGCGGATCACCTGCGAGGCGCAGAGATTCAGCTGGAGTTTCCGTCGGTGGGTGCCACCGAGAACATCTTGATGGCGGCGGTCGTCGCCGAGGGTGTCACGACCATTCACAACGCCGCGCGTGAGCCCGACGTCGTCGATCTGTGCACGATGCTCAGCCAGATGGGCGCACAGATCTCGGGTGCAGGCACATCGACCATGACGATCACGGGGGTCGACCGCCTGCATCCGACCGAGCACCGGGTCATCGGTGACCGCATCGTGGCGGCGACGTGGGGTATCGCGGCCGCCATGACCCGCGGGGACATCTCCGTCACTGGTGTCGACCCACAGCATCTGCAGTTGGTGCTGCACAAGCTTCACGATGCCGGCGCGACCGTCACCCAGGACGACAATGGGTTCCGGGTGGTCCAGTACGAGCGGCCGAAGGCGGTCAACGTCGCCACGCTGCCGTTCCCGGGCTTCCCGACGGACCTGCAGCCGATGGCAATCGGCTTGGCGGCCATCGCCGACGGCACCTCGATGATCACCGAGAACGTCTTCGAGGCGCGGTTCCGCTTTGTCGAGGAAATGATCCGGCTGGGCGCCGACGCCCGCACAGACGGTCACCACGCGGTGATACGGGGGATTCCGCAGTTGTCCAGTGCCCCGGTGTGGTCGTCGGACATCCGCGCAGGCGCCGGGTTGGTCCTGGCCGGGCTGGTCGCCGACGGCGACACCGAAGTCCACGACGTGTTCCACATCGACCGCGGTTACCCGCTGTTCGTGGAGAATTTGACCAGCCTTGGGGCGGAGATCGAGCGCATCGCGTAG